A single window of Candidatus Omnitrophota bacterium DNA harbors:
- a CDS encoding FAD-dependent oxidoreductase, with amino-acid sequence MKKKVVIIGCGYAGAVTAWRLSSFRDKISVTIIDKGGSFNCLPLMPDCIGRGILTSKLYFPIGSLAKKYGCQFIQEEVISLDLENKIAHCAHINLNYDYLVIATGTETNFYGNNKIRDYAYKLDSPADAQKILDGLWAQDFQNFVISGAGYTGIEVATNLKLHLQKRKISKPVIILERASSILGPLPEWMKDYVASNLKIMSIEIRCGVFIENIEGEDLVLSDKTILKESLLIWAAGVKTPQYLQTLNIPKNPQGRIMVDNYLEFREGCFAAGDSACFSQGKSFLRMAVQFAIAQGHTVALNIARSLENKPKAVFKPRDWGYIIPMANNFACGIVLGRKVKGRKAIFLHYLLCLWRTVGWGNKLSVFRSLILNSRQ; translated from the coding sequence ATGAAGAAAAAAGTAGTTATTATCGGTTGTGGGTATGCCGGCGCAGTTACCGCATGGCGGCTTTCTTCTTTTCGGGATAAAATAAGCGTAACAATTATCGATAAGGGGGGCAGCTTTAATTGTTTGCCCTTAATGCCGGATTGTATCGGAAGGGGCATCTTAACTAGCAAACTTTATTTTCCTATAGGGTCGTTGGCTAAGAAATACGGTTGTCAGTTTATTCAAGAGGAAGTAATAAGTTTAGATCTGGAAAATAAAATTGCGCATTGCGCGCATATAAATTTGAACTATGATTATTTGGTAATTGCAACTGGCACAGAAACAAACTTTTATGGCAATAACAAGATTAGGGATTATGCCTATAAGTTAGATTCTCCTGCAGACGCGCAAAAAATCCTTGATGGCCTTTGGGCCCAGGATTTCCAGAATTTTGTTATTTCTGGGGCCGGTTACACAGGAATAGAGGTAGCAACTAATTTAAAACTGCATCTTCAAAAGCGAAAAATATCCAAGCCCGTCATTATTTTAGAGCGCGCCAGTTCTATTTTAGGCCCTTTGCCAGAGTGGATGAAAGACTATGTGGCGAGTAATTTAAAAATTATGAGTATTGAAATACGCTGCGGGGTTTTTATTGAGAATATAGAGGGGGAGGATTTAGTTTTATCTGATAAAACTATTTTAAAAGAGTCATTGCTTATTTGGGCAGCTGGAGTAAAAACTCCACAGTATCTCCAAACCTTGAATATTCCTAAAAATCCTCAAGGAAGAATCATGGTGGATAATTATTTAGAATTTAGAGAGGGGTGTTTTGCCGCTGGAGACAGCGCTTGTTTTAGCCAAGGCAAGAGTTTCTTGCGCATGGCCGTGCAATTTGCCATTGCCCAAGGCCATACCGTAGCGCTTAATATTGCGCGGTCCTTAGAAAATAAACCCAAGGCTGTCTTTAAGCCGCGCGATTGGGGCTATATTATTCCCATGGCAAATAATTTTGCTTGTGGTATAGTATTAGGGCGAAAGGTAAAAGGCAGGAAAGCGATTTTCCTGCATTACCTTTTATGCTTATGGCGCACAGTAGGGTGGGGGAATAAGCTTTCGGTTTTTAGAAGTTTAATATTAAATAGCCGGCAATAA
- a CDS encoding 4-hydroxy-3-methylbut-2-enyl diphosphate reductase encodes MRINLAKSAGFCFGVKRAIKIALELASSGNNVEMLGDIVHNETVVEGIKKAGVDKVSRLKCGRNKILLIRAHGACEKTIQKAKTLGYRIVDATCPMVKEIHKIVKAYDKNGYRIVIIGDQKHDEVHGIAGQVDNKAIIISDENKIPLNKLRLNDKLCLVSQSTQTEKKVNKIYSLIKPCVKELKFFNTICAPTRAKQKEIKDMPLKNDVMIVIGSRTSANTKRLYEISWRLNKRTYWVEDPAELQKQWFRHAKNIGVTSGASTPCQTTDQIIKKIKNFNVK; translated from the coding sequence ATGCGCATAAACCTTGCCAAATCCGCTGGATTTTGTTTTGGGGTAAAAAGAGCGATTAAAATCGCTTTAGAACTTGCCTCTTCCGGGAATAACGTAGAGATGCTCGGAGATATCGTCCATAATGAAACAGTTGTGGAAGGCATAAAAAAAGCAGGCGTAGATAAGGTTTCCCGACTAAAATGCGGCAGGAATAAGATTTTGCTTATCCGCGCGCATGGGGCCTGCGAGAAAACAATCCAAAAAGCAAAAACACTGGGCTACAGAATAGTTGATGCCACCTGCCCAATGGTCAAAGAGATCCATAAAATCGTCAAGGCCTATGATAAAAATGGCTACCGCATAGTTATTATCGGAGACCAAAAGCATGATGAGGTGCATGGCATCGCAGGGCAAGTAGACAATAAGGCAATTATAATTTCTGATGAAAACAAAATTCCGCTTAATAAATTAAGGCTTAATGACAAGCTGTGCCTTGTTTCCCAGTCCACCCAGACAGAGAAAAAGGTAAATAAAATCTACTCCCTGATAAAACCTTGCGTTAAGGAGTTAAAGTTTTTTAATACTATCTGTGCCCCTACCCGCGCCAAACAAAAAGAGATCAAGGATATGCCGCTAAAGAACGATGTGATGATTGTTATTGGCTCGCGGACTTCCGCCAATACCAAAAGGCTTTATGAAATATCATGGAGGCTGAATAAACGCACTTACTGGGTAGAAGATCCGGCAGAACTTCAAAAGCAATGGTTCAGGCATGCCAAAAACATCGGGGTTACTTCCGGGGCGTCCACTCCCTGCCAAACAACAGACCAAATCATTAAAAAAATAAAGAATTTTAACGTAAAATAA
- a CDS encoding lycopene cyclase domain-containing protein, whose translation MREYTFLCSISILLVLFLDNYLKINILKKKIFYLFLLIIFIFKLVVNGYLTARHIVLYSQEAFLGIRLGSIPLEDFLFGFSMVSLTIIFWEFFKRKDAGYVKK comes from the coding sequence ATGCGCGAATACACATTCTTATGCTCAATATCTATTCTTTTGGTGCTATTTTTGGATAATTACCTAAAGATAAATATCCTGAAAAAGAAAATTTTCTATCTGTTTTTATTGATTATTTTCATTTTTAAGCTTGTGGTTAATGGCTATCTTACCGCCCGGCACATTGTCTTGTATTCCCAGGAAGCATTTTTAGGTATCAGGCTGGGCAGTATTCCGCTTGAGGATTTCCTGTTTGGTTTTAGTATGGTAAGTTTGACCATTATTTTCTGGGAATTCTTTAAGAGAAAGGATGCAGGATATGTTAAGAAGTAA
- a CDS encoding polyprenyl synthetase family protein: MNLKIKNTIDKRIKEFLNKADSCYKIKRLSPILSNTIREFVTRDGKRVRPILFILGYLGFNKKEAKGLYESAISIELLHDFMLVHDDIIDKSGLRRGKPSMHKIFDRHIAENKNIKFSGQDLAIVAGDVMYAMGLASFLSIDVAKDKKEKAMRKLIEAAINTGSGEFLELMLAAKDISKIKKEQIYQVYDYKTACYTFASPLAIGAILAGANNQEAQKLYDYGIYLGRAFQIKDDILGMFSSEEETGKPLISDLQESKRTLLMWHAYQMGTFVQKKYIKKVLSGEKIGMRELKLTQDILISSGSLAKTKEDIVYYASCAKKSLSNSKISPEIKDYLDQYSSLILNIQPDK, encoded by the coding sequence ATGAACTTGAAAATCAAAAATACTATTGATAAAAGAATAAAAGAATTCCTGAATAAGGCTGACAGCTGTTATAAGATCAAGCGGCTCTCCCCTATTTTGTCAAATACCATCCGGGAATTTGTTACGCGCGATGGAAAAAGAGTCCGCCCCATACTTTTTATTCTGGGGTACCTGGGATTCAATAAAAAAGAGGCGAAAGGACTATATGAAAGCGCTATTTCAATAGAATTACTGCATGATTTTATGTTAGTGCATGACGACATAATTGATAAATCAGGGCTCCGCCGCGGCAAACCTTCTATGCATAAGATCTTTGACAGGCACATAGCCGAAAATAAAAATATAAAATTTAGCGGGCAAGATTTAGCGATTGTCGCAGGAGATGTAATGTACGCAATGGGCTTGGCCTCTTTTTTGTCTATTGATGTAGCCAAAGACAAAAAGGAAAAAGCCATGCGTAAGCTCATTGAAGCCGCAATTAATACTGGAAGCGGAGAATTCTTAGAGCTTATGTTAGCGGCCAAGGATATAAGCAAGATTAAAAAAGAGCAGATCTACCAGGTCTATGATTACAAAACTGCCTGTTACACCTTTGCCTCTCCTCTTGCCATAGGCGCGATCCTTGCGGGAGCGAATAACCAAGAAGCGCAAAAACTTTATGACTACGGCATATACCTGGGCAGGGCCTTCCAGATCAAAGACGACATTTTAGGGATGTTCTCCAGCGAAGAGGAAACCGGCAAGCCCCTGATATCAGACTTACAAGAATCCAAAAGAACGCTTCTTATGTGGCATGCCTATCAAATGGGGACTTTTGTACAAAAAAAATATATAAAGAAAGTCTTATCTGGAGAAAAAATCGGGATGCGCGAATTAAAACTTACCCAGGATATACTTATTTCTTCAGGCTCACTTGCCAAAACAAAAGAAGATATTGTTTATTACGCTTCTTGCGCTAAGAAATCACTCTCAAACTCAAAAATCTCACCTGAAATTAAAGATTACCTCGACCAATACTCAAGCCTTATCCTTAATATCCAACCGGACAAATAA
- a CDS encoding lycopene cyclase domain-containing protein, whose protein sequence is MKVLLLAGILPLALSFYPRLGFYRNYRALVFSISLIVIIFGSWDVFAVWRNHWYFNPRAVWGIKIINLPLEEVLFFVVIPFCCIFTWEALEFLRKNK, encoded by the coding sequence ATGAAAGTTTTGTTATTAGCGGGGATACTTCCTTTGGCGCTTAGTTTTTACCCCAGGCTTGGGTTCTATAGAAACTATCGCGCGCTTGTCTTTTCTATATCTCTGATCGTTATTATTTTCGGCTCATGGGATGTTTTCGCAGTCTGGCGTAATCATTGGTATTTTAACCCTCGGGCAGTCTGGGGAATAAAAATTATAAATCTGCCGCTGGAGGAGGTGTTATTTTTTGTGGTTATCCCGTTTTGCTGTATTTTCACTTGGGAGGCCTTGGAGTTTTTAAGGAAAAATAAATAA
- a CDS encoding DoxX family protein has protein sequence MQDWAILVLRCSLGIMFVLHGSQKVFGMFGGSGMDKFAKMLTGLGFTPGIFWAYLAGYSELICGALLILGLFTRLSAGILLIVILVAAITVHLKNGFFMMQGGFEYNFIIIAICVALILLGPGKISLGDKF, from the coding sequence ATGCAAGATTGGGCGATCTTAGTATTAAGGTGTTCTTTGGGGATAATGTTTGTTTTGCACGGCAGCCAGAAGGTTTTTGGCATGTTTGGTGGTTCGGGTATGGATAAATTTGCCAAGATGTTAACCGGCCTTGGATTTACTCCGGGAATTTTCTGGGCGTATTTAGCAGGTTATAGCGAACTTATTTGTGGTGCGCTTTTGATCTTGGGACTTTTTACCAGATTGTCAGCAGGCATATTATTGATTGTCATCTTGGTGGCGGCAATTACCGTGCATCTTAAAAACGGATTTTTTATGATGCAGGGCGGGTTTGAATATAATTTTATTATTATCGCCATTTGTGTGGCACTTATACTTTTAGGCCCCGGGAAGATTTCTTTGGGTGATAAATTTTAA
- a CDS encoding phytoene/squalene synthase family protein yields MPTNAEQGFLIARGMTKKCARNFYSASLFLPKEERMASFAVYAVCRISDQAVDSPANGSLENIQRVQRIIDSCYQNTKLDSALLFAFRDTILKYNIPKEYFDKLLEGMRMDLTKKRYANFTQLDDYCYKAAGVIGLIMLKIFHCDIPEAKEHAINLGKAMQLTNILRDIKEDFALGRIYLPGDELSCYKITEEQIRDYIIDDNFRSFLKFQIARAREYYQEAEKGIYLIKNFRFRLVIGLMSGRYRHILKRIERNILPCA; encoded by the coding sequence ATGCCAACAAACGCAGAACAAGGATTCTTAATTGCCAGGGGAATGACTAAGAAATGCGCCAGAAACTTTTATTCTGCTTCATTGTTTCTGCCTAAGGAAGAAAGAATGGCAAGCTTTGCAGTATACGCGGTCTGCAGAATAAGCGATCAAGCGGTAGACAGCCCCGCCAATGGATCCCTGGAAAACATCCAGCGCGTACAAAGAATAATAGATTCCTGCTATCAAAATACAAAGCTTGATTCAGCGCTTCTTTTTGCTTTCCGGGATACAATACTAAAATACAACATCCCCAAAGAATATTTTGATAAACTCTTAGAAGGCATGCGCATGGATCTTACTAAGAAACGCTACGCGAATTTCACGCAATTGGATGATTATTGCTATAAGGCTGCCGGGGTCATCGGGCTTATTATGTTAAAAATATTCCACTGCGATATTCCCGAGGCAAAAGAACACGCAATTAACTTAGGCAAGGCGATGCAGCTGACCAATATCCTGCGGGATATCAAAGAGGATTTCGCTCTGGGCAGGATATATTTGCCTGGCGACGAATTATCCTGCTATAAAATAACAGAAGAGCAAATCCGCGATTACATAATAGACGATAACTTCAGGTCGTTCTTAAAGTTTCAGATAGCTCGCGCGCGAGAATATTATCAAGAGGCTGAAAAAGGAATCTATTTGATAAAAAACTTTCGTTTCCGCCTGGTAATTGGATTGATGTCAGGCCGTTACCGCCATATACTCAAACGCATAGAAAGAAATATTTTACCATGCGCATAA
- a CDS encoding TrpB-like pyridoxal phosphate-dependent enzyme, producing MDRLRVSLSEKDIPSSWYNLLSDLPFKLPPPINPQTRKPLNRDDLSPIFPDALIQQEMSCEKWIGVPEDVRQIYRLWRPTPLKRARNLEKHLKTKCRIYYKDESVSPTGSHKTNTSVAQVYYNKKEGVKRLTTETGAGQWGAALSFACNIFGLECRIYMVKVSFHQKPFRKSLMHIWGAQVLASPSDTTNSGREVLAKDPHCQGSLGIAISEAVEDAVGDKDTKYCLGSVLNHVMLHQTVIGLELKKQLKVFGEKPDYLVACVGGGSNFAGFAFPFVKQCMKDGCLKIVAVEPAACPSLTKGVYKYDYGDTVRLTPLIKMFTLGHNFIPPGIHAGGLRYHGCSPIVSALQEKGIIDSVSYNQLEVFEAACDFARAEGIVPAPETAHAVKAVIDIAKRKKKGCIVFNFSGHGFLDLSSYDKFLAGELKNYAYPKAEIRKSLKDLPDLA from the coding sequence ATGGACAGACTAAGGGTTAGCCTGAGCGAAAAAGATATCCCCAGCAGCTGGTATAATCTTTTAAGTGATTTGCCTTTTAAGCTGCCGCCTCCTATAAATCCGCAAACACGCAAGCCTTTAAACAGGGATGATTTAAGCCCGATATTCCCTGATGCCTTGATACAACAGGAGATGTCTTGCGAAAAATGGATTGGCGTGCCGGAAGATGTCCGGCAGATTTATCGTTTGTGGAGGCCGACTCCTTTAAAAAGAGCCAGAAACTTAGAAAAACACTTAAAGACTAAGTGTCGTATCTATTATAAAGATGAAAGCGTGTCTCCCACCGGCAGCCACAAGACCAATACTTCAGTAGCCCAAGTTTATTACAATAAAAAAGAAGGGGTCAAACGTTTAACTACGGAAACCGGCGCCGGACAGTGGGGGGCGGCTTTGAGTTTTGCCTGTAATATCTTTGGTTTAGAATGCCGCATATATATGGTGAAGGTAAGTTTTCATCAAAAACCTTTTCGCAAGTCTCTTATGCATATCTGGGGCGCGCAGGTTTTGGCTTCTCCTTCGGATACAACTAACAGCGGCAGGGAAGTTTTGGCAAAAGATCCGCATTGCCAGGGTAGTTTAGGCATTGCTATATCCGAAGCGGTAGAGGATGCCGTCGGGGACAAGGATACGAAATATTGTTTAGGAAGCGTCCTAAACCATGTGATGCTGCATCAGACTGTCATAGGTCTGGAGCTTAAAAAACAACTTAAAGTTTTTGGCGAGAAGCCGGATTATCTTGTGGCTTGTGTGGGCGGCGGAAGTAATTTTGCGGGTTTTGCTTTCCCCTTTGTTAAGCAATGCATGAAAGATGGCTGCTTAAAGATAGTTGCGGTTGAGCCGGCGGCTTGTCCTAGTCTGACAAAAGGCGTGTATAAATATGATTATGGCGATACAGTGCGGTTAACGCCTCTTATCAAGATGTTCACCTTAGGCCACAACTTTATTCCTCCCGGGATTCACGCGGGAGGTTTGCGTTATCACGGTTGTTCTCCGATTGTAAGCGCCTTGCAGGAAAAAGGGATCATTGATTCGGTTTCCTATAATCAATTAGAGGTGTTTGAGGCAGCTTGTGATTTCGCGCGCGCTGAAGGTATTGTCCCTGCTCCGGAAACCGCCCATGCCGTAAAGGCGGTAATAGATATTGCCAAAAGAAAAAAGAAGGGGTGTATTGTTTTTAATTTCAGCGGGCATGGTTTCTTGGATTTATCCTCTTATGATAAATTCTTAGCCGGAGAACTTAAAAACTACGCCTACCCTAAAGCGGAAATAAGAAAATCTCTTAAAGACCTTCCGGATTTAGCTTAA
- the crtI gene encoding phytoene desaturase family protein: protein MAKTVGIVGAGVSGLATAMRLAYHNLDVEVHEKLSRPGGRNNIIEDKGFKFDTGPSFVLMPDFFNELFSYCGLDIKDYLDLRALDVHYKIFFSDRKTLTVYHDTKLTCEQLERIEPGSSRRFNDFINATGDIYKAVKPLLYRCFSAKDILSIRYMWLPFKLHIFKSYWDIASKYFKSEKLRYAFTFEAMFMGVSCFDAPAFYSIISYADHMQKVFHPMGGMYKIPQALESICRKFGVKFYYDHPAEKISHGHSGLTIRFKEKEVSYDAVVSSADYSYTQRHLLGRKLPQYKYSCSVFLIYLGLKKKISHLAHHNLFFSSDIKRNLHEIFQTVQAPFDPSFYVHVPTVTDQSLAPMDKEILYILIPTANLEHTEDSLRGHRERLRKITLDKISHVCGQNVEDLIEIEHHFYPADFIGRYNIEYGATFGLAHNLMQSAFFRPVNYDSRIKNLFYVGASTQPGGGLPPVIASSRIAAGLILR, encoded by the coding sequence ATGGCAAAGACAGTTGGTATTGTTGGCGCCGGTGTTTCAGGATTGGCCACAGCAATGCGGCTTGCCTACCATAATCTAGATGTAGAAGTCCACGAAAAACTTTCCCGTCCCGGAGGGCGAAACAATATCATAGAGGACAAAGGCTTTAAGTTCGATACCGGGCCTTCTTTCGTACTGATGCCGGATTTCTTCAATGAGCTTTTTTCTTACTGTGGCTTGGATATAAAAGATTATCTTGATTTAAGAGCCCTCGATGTCCACTATAAAATATTCTTTTCCGATAGAAAAACATTAACTGTATATCATGACACAAAACTCACCTGTGAACAGCTGGAGCGCATAGAGCCGGGTAGCTCGCGCCGTTTTAATGATTTTATAAATGCCACAGGCGATATTTATAAAGCGGTAAAGCCTCTTCTTTACAGGTGTTTTTCCGCAAAAGATATCCTATCTATCCGCTATATGTGGCTGCCTTTTAAGCTGCATATATTCAAATCATACTGGGATATCGCCTCTAAATATTTCAAAAGTGAAAAACTGCGCTATGCCTTTACCTTTGAGGCAATGTTCATGGGGGTGTCTTGTTTTGATGCGCCCGCGTTTTATAGTATTATAAGTTACGCTGATCATATGCAGAAGGTTTTTCATCCCATGGGAGGCATGTATAAAATACCGCAAGCGCTTGAAAGTATCTGCCGTAAATTTGGGGTTAAATTTTATTATGACCACCCAGCGGAAAAGATTAGCCATGGTCATTCGGGGTTAACCATTCGTTTTAAAGAAAAAGAGGTTTCTTATGATGCGGTTGTCTCAAGCGCAGATTATTCTTATACGCAGAGGCATCTTCTAGGAAGAAAGCTGCCTCAGTATAAATATTCCTGTTCTGTTTTTCTGATTTATCTGGGGCTTAAGAAGAAAATAAGCCATCTTGCGCATCATAACTTATTCTTCTCAAGCGATATCAAGCGCAACCTCCACGAGATCTTTCAAACAGTTCAGGCCCCTTTTGACCCCTCTTTTTATGTGCATGTGCCAACAGTAACAGACCAGTCACTTGCGCCCATGGATAAAGAGATCCTTTATATCCTTATTCCCACAGCTAACCTGGAGCATACAGAAGATTCTCTCCGGGGGCATAGAGAGCGCTTAAGAAAGATTACGCTGGATAAAATAAGCCATGTCTGCGGCCAGAACGTTGAGGATTTGATTGAAATCGAGCATCATTTTTATCCCGCTGATTTTATTGGGCGTTATAACATAGAATACGGCGCGACTTTCGGCTTAGCGCATAATTTAATGCAGAGCGCATTCTTTAGGCCAGTCAATTATGATTCCAGAATAAAGAATTTATTTTATGTTGGTGCAAGTACCCAGCCAGGAGGGGGGCTTCCTCCGGTGATTGCTAGTTCCCGTATCGCCGCAGGGCTTATTTTACGTTAA
- a CDS encoding prenyltransferase, translating into MQTKSPLGLAVLARAFRIPFLGASILPFVFGSLLSRQALHPVIFVLGLCAVIFTHLGANLINDYADSQNTADWKDKKFYGLFGGSKLIQEGILSESFYLFSSIVFLFLALFSVVSLCFIIKSFLPFLVFILIALLGAGYSLPPLKFSCRQTGEVVIFFLFGPALVMGGYFLQTGIFPSLKAFFLSVPFGLLTSAILLANEVPDYPQDKEARKYTWVNFLQPRRAFILYAALAGLSVIFIVCAVAIGYLKISALAVLLFLPMVFKATKILKVDYASKQLLLRSSALTIKFNAVVSLILIAALFSPNP; encoded by the coding sequence ATGCAAACAAAAAGTCCTTTAGGCCTGGCAGTTTTAGCGCGCGCTTTTAGAATTCCTTTTTTGGGCGCAAGCATTCTTCCTTTTGTTTTCGGCTCTTTATTAAGCAGGCAGGCTTTGCATCCGGTTATCTTTGTTTTAGGTTTATGCGCAGTTATTTTTACGCATTTGGGAGCTAATCTTATCAATGATTACGCGGATTCCCAGAATACAGCCGACTGGAAAGATAAGAAATTCTATGGGTTGTTTGGAGGATCAAAACTTATTCAGGAAGGAATTCTTTCCGAAAGCTTCTATCTGTTTTCATCCATTGTGTTTTTATTCTTGGCCTTATTTTCGGTTGTCAGCTTGTGTTTTATCATTAAAAGTTTTCTCCCTTTTTTAGTTTTTATTCTCATCGCACTTTTGGGCGCGGGGTATTCTTTGCCTCCTTTAAAATTCTCCTGCAGGCAGACAGGAGAGGTCGTGATCTTTTTTTTATTCGGCCCCGCGCTTGTTATGGGCGGTTATTTTTTGCAAACCGGGATTTTCCCCTCATTAAAAGCATTCTTTTTGTCGGTTCCTTTTGGATTGTTGACAAGCGCTATTCTTTTGGCCAATGAAGTGCCGGATTATCCGCAGGACAAAGAAGCAAGAAAATACACTTGGGTAAATTTTCTGCAACCAAGGCGCGCCTTTATTCTATACGCTGCGCTTGCGGGGCTTTCTGTCATCTTTATAGTTTGCGCGGTAGCGATAGGATATTTGAAAATAAGCGCTTTAGCGGTTTTATTATTTTTGCCCATGGTTTTTAAGGCAACAAAGATTTTAAAGGTTGACTACGCAAGCAAGCAGCTGCTTTTGCGGTCTTCAGCCTTGACCATTAAATTCAATGCGGTAGTAAGCTTAATTTTAATTGCGGCGCTATTTTCCCCGAATCCTTAG